A single Campylobacter hyointestinalis subsp. hyointestinalis DNA region contains:
- a CDS encoding efflux RND transporter permease subunit, with translation MFSKFFINRPVFACVISIIIVIAGYIGLKSSAVEEYPQLTPPQIVVQATYNGADAQTIADTVAAPLEEAINGVDDMIYMQSTSSSSGTMSLNVYFEIGTDPQTASVNVNNRVNPVLSKLPEEVRRVGVKVDERSSSILEVLAFYDPSGKMSDTELSNYITINIADALKRVPGVGDAVVIGSKEYSMRVWIKPDLLKKHKLTTSDVIKAIQEQNSQYATGKIGEQPTSAGNPYVYAIKPEGRLKTIKEFEDIIITANSKGNILRLKDVANIELGAQSYTFTGKFNGGNMVPVLLFLQSGANALDTAKAIKEKVDELKPNFPGEMTYQVAYDTTEFVKVSIEEVIKTFIEAMVLVIIVMYMFLGNLRATFIPMLAVPVSILGAFGGIYAMGFSINLITLFALILAIGIVVDDAIIVIENVERTLHEEPELTVKEATIKAMSEIVAPVISIVLVLSAVFIPVAFMEGFVGVIQRQFALTLVVSVCISGLVALTLTPALCAIILRKKENPPFWFVRKFNEFFDFSTRIFTAGVAKILRHVIISLICVGIIIFMMIELFKVIPGGLVPAEDKGSILAITNLPPASTLTRTLEDTEFIREIVAKNPNVKNVTGLAGYDMLAGTLRENAGIMFITLKPWNERLGVQNAAATIAGQLTGQLYPADRESMTFATTPPPIMGLSITGGFELFAQNTTGKNYNEIEADMQKVVAKANAHPALTQVRTTLDTNFPEYKLTLNKEKIKMMGIAFSDIFDTINATIGQYYVNDFNILGKTYKVNIRAYEEYRDSPEDFRSLYVRSSEGKMVPLDSLVKLTRSLGPDNVDRFNGFPAAKIMGEPKPGYTSGEAIEAIRQVITEELGSEYDIGWSGSAYQEVASTGKGAQAFVFGMIFVFLILAAQYERWLMPLAVVTAVPFSVFGSLLFTWGRGLSNDVYFQIGLLLLIGLAAKNAILIVEFAMQEHLAGKTIKEAAINAARMRFRPIIMTSLAFTLGVLPMALATGAGAASRHALGTGVIGGMIAASTIAIFFVPLFFYILESFNLWLDKKRGKIATKGEENA, from the coding sequence ATGTTTTCCAAATTTTTCATCAACCGCCCAGTATTTGCTTGCGTTATATCAATTATAATCGTAATTGCCGGCTACATAGGACTAAAAAGTTCAGCGGTTGAAGAGTATCCGCAACTCACTCCGCCTCAAATAGTCGTTCAAGCCACCTATAATGGTGCCGATGCTCAAACCATAGCAGACACAGTAGCAGCGCCACTAGAAGAAGCTATAAATGGCGTAGATGATATGATATATATGCAAAGTACGTCTAGTTCATCAGGAACTATGAGCTTAAATGTGTATTTTGAGATCGGTACAGACCCGCAAACAGCCAGTGTAAATGTTAATAACAGAGTAAATCCAGTTCTTTCAAAACTCCCAGAAGAGGTTAGAAGAGTCGGCGTAAAAGTAGATGAAAGAAGTAGTTCTATACTTGAGGTTTTGGCTTTTTATGATCCAAGTGGCAAGATGAGCGATACCGAGCTTAGCAACTATATAACCATAAATATAGCAGATGCTTTAAAACGTGTCCCAGGCGTAGGAGATGCTGTAGTTATAGGCTCTAAAGAGTATTCTATGAGAGTTTGGATAAAACCAGATCTTCTTAAAAAACACAAGCTTACAACATCAGATGTTATAAAAGCAATACAAGAGCAAAACTCTCAATACGCAACCGGTAAAATAGGAGAGCAACCTACAAGTGCCGGAAATCCTTATGTCTATGCTATAAAACCAGAAGGCAGACTAAAAACCATAAAAGAGTTTGAAGATATAATCATTACCGCAAATTCAAAAGGTAATATACTAAGGCTTAAAGATGTAGCAAATATCGAGCTTGGAGCTCAAAGTTATACGTTTACAGGTAAATTTAACGGCGGAAATATGGTTCCTGTACTACTATTTTTACAAAGTGGTGCAAACGCACTAGATACTGCAAAAGCTATAAAAGAAAAGGTAGATGAGCTAAAGCCAAATTTTCCAGGAGAGATGACTTATCAAGTAGCTTATGATACTACTGAGTTCGTTAAAGTATCCATAGAAGAAGTTATAAAAACATTTATAGAAGCGATGGTGCTTGTTATTATCGTTATGTATATGTTCTTAGGAAATTTAAGGGCGACTTTCATACCTATGTTAGCAGTGCCAGTATCTATTTTAGGAGCGTTTGGCGGAATCTACGCTATGGGATTTTCGATAAATTTGATTACGCTATTTGCACTCATACTAGCTATAGGAATAGTCGTCGATGACGCTATCATCGTTATAGAAAACGTAGAGCGGACACTGCATGAAGAACCAGAACTCACCGTAAAAGAAGCAACTATAAAAGCTATGAGCGAGATAGTAGCTCCCGTCATTTCTATCGTTCTTGTTTTATCAGCGGTTTTTATTCCTGTTGCATTTATGGAAGGATTTGTAGGCGTCATACAAAGGCAGTTTGCGCTAACTCTAGTCGTATCTGTTTGTATATCAGGACTTGTTGCATTAACTCTTACGCCTGCTTTGTGTGCTATCATACTTCGTAAAAAAGAGAATCCACCATTTTGGTTTGTGCGTAAATTTAATGAATTCTTCGACTTTTCTACGAGAATATTTACAGCAGGTGTAGCAAAGATACTCAGACATGTTATCATAAGTCTTATATGTGTTGGAATTATAATATTTATGATGATAGAGTTATTTAAAGTCATTCCAGGCGGTTTGGTTCCAGCCGAAGATAAGGGCTCTATTCTTGCTATAACAAATTTACCACCGGCTTCCACTCTTACTAGAACTCTAGAAGATACAGAGTTTATACGTGAAATAGTAGCAAAAAATCCAAACGTTAAAAACGTTACCGGACTTGCAGGATATGATATGCTAGCAGGAACTCTTAGAGAAAATGCTGGCATTATGTTTATCACGCTAAAACCGTGGAATGAAAGACTAGGAGTACAAAATGCGGCTGCTACCATAGCAGGACAACTCACAGGACAACTTTACCCAGCAGATAGAGAGTCTATGACTTTTGCTACAACTCCACCGCCTATAATGGGTCTATCTATCACAGGAGGTTTTGAGCTATTCGCACAAAATACAACCGGTAAAAATTACAACGAGATAGAAGCCGATATGCAAAAAGTAGTTGCAAAAGCAAACGCCCACCCAGCTCTAACTCAAGTAAGAACCACTCTTGATACGAATTTCCCTGAGTATAAACTTACTCTAAATAAAGAAAAAATTAAGATGATGGGGATCGCGTTTTCTGATATATTTGATACTATAAACGCGACTATAGGACAGTATTATGTCAATGACTTTAATATACTTGGTAAAACATATAAAGTAAATATCAGAGCCTATGAAGAGTACAGAGACTCTCCTGAGGACTTTAGGTCATTATATGTGAGATCAAGCGAAGGCAAAATGGTTCCGCTTGATTCATTAGTAAAACTCACAAGAAGTCTTGGACCAGACAATGTAGATAGATTCAACGGATTCCCAGCAGCAAAGATTATGGGCGAGCCAAAGCCAGGTTATACTTCTGGAGAAGCCATAGAAGCCATAAGACAAGTTATCACTGAAGAGCTAGGATCTGAGTACGATATAGGCTGGTCTGGATCGGCGTATCAAGAAGTAGCGTCAACTGGTAAAGGAGCTCAAGCATTTGTATTTGGTATGATATTCGTATTTTTGATACTTGCAGCTCAGTATGAAAGATGGCTTATGCCTTTAGCGGTTGTAACTGCTGTTCCTTTTTCCGTATTTGGTTCACTTCTTTTTACATGGGGAAGAGGACTTAGCAACGACGTGTATTTTCAAATAGGACTTTTACTTCTCATCGGACTAGCGGCTAAAAACGCCATATTGATAGTGGAATTTGCTATGCAAGAGCACTTAGCAGGAAAAACTATAAAAGAAGCCGCTATAAATGCTGCTAGGATGAGATTTAGACCTATCATCATGACTTCTCTTGCTTTTACTCTTGGAGTTTTACCTATGGCGTTAGCTACTGGAGCTGGAGCTGCGTCACGTCACGCGCTAGGTACTGGAGTTATCGGCGGTATGATAGCAGCATCTACGATAGCTATTTTCTTTGTACCGCTCTTTTTCTATATACTAGAAAGTTTTAATTTGTGGCTAGATAAAAAACGTGGTAAAATAGCTACTAAAGGAGAGGAAAATGCGTAA